Proteins found in one Clostridium kluyveri DSM 555 genomic segment:
- a CDS encoding FAD-binding oxidoreductase, which yields MKEEIVENLKKITGEDWVINDLSQMKSYLYDETESLIRIKPSEDCIVVKPGSPEEISKILKYANETLTPVVPRGGGTGVCGAAVPIKPSIILSLERLNKIIELDEKNLMITVESGATLADLLQSLGKQDKLFFPIHPGDEGAQIGGMVMENAGGTKAVKHGIMRNHVKALEVVLPTGEIVNFGGKLLKNNMGYDLLHMMIGSEGTLGIVTKVTLRLYAKNNYTGTLLISFDTRREACDAVPKILQEGITPLAIEYMDRFISEKAAEHLGTIWPATEGSVDLMFMLDGATEDELYSTSEKIVEICEKHNAVDSIIAETAKEQKNLLDIRSNAYTPFKEHVADGLDMAVPPSSVPDFFDDITTLAEKYNTIIPAVGHIADGNIHNFIMSENGKLPSYYEEFKQEMYKIALKYGGTITAEHGTGKSRKKYMPLQFTQREIDIMSGIKMAFDPNKILNPGTVVD from the coding sequence TTGAAAGAAGAAATCGTTGAAAATTTGAAAAAAATTACAGGAGAAGATTGGGTCATCAATGATTTATCCCAAATGAAAAGTTATCTATATGACGAGACTGAATCTTTAATTCGTATTAAACCCTCAGAGGATTGTATAGTAGTTAAGCCTGGTTCACCAGAGGAAATATCCAAAATATTAAAATATGCCAATGAAACACTAACACCTGTGGTTCCAAGAGGAGGCGGCACCGGTGTATGTGGTGCGGCAGTGCCTATAAAGCCCAGTATAATTCTTTCTCTTGAAAGATTGAATAAAATCATTGAACTGGATGAAAAAAATTTGATGATTACTGTGGAATCAGGAGCTACTTTAGCAGATTTACTTCAATCATTAGGTAAACAGGATAAGTTATTTTTCCCTATACATCCTGGAGATGAAGGTGCACAAATTGGCGGCATGGTTATGGAAAATGCGGGAGGTACAAAAGCTGTAAAGCATGGAATCATGAGAAATCATGTAAAAGCATTGGAAGTAGTCCTCCCTACGGGGGAGATAGTTAATTTTGGTGGAAAACTCTTAAAAAACAATATGGGTTACGACTTGCTTCATATGATGATAGGAAGTGAAGGAACTCTTGGTATAGTTACAAAAGTTACTTTAAGGCTTTATGCAAAAAATAACTATACGGGTACACTTTTAATTTCCTTTGATACAAGGAGGGAAGCTTGTGATGCAGTACCAAAAATACTCCAGGAGGGGATTACCCCTTTAGCTATTGAATATATGGATAGATTTATCTCAGAAAAAGCTGCAGAACACCTTGGAACTATCTGGCCTGCCACTGAAGGCTCTGTAGACTTGATGTTCATGCTGGATGGAGCTACAGAGGACGAATTATACTCAACCAGTGAAAAAATTGTAGAAATATGCGAAAAACATAATGCAGTGGATAGTATTATAGCAGAAACCGCAAAAGAGCAAAAAAATCTTTTGGACATACGCAGCAACGCCTACACTCCTTTTAAGGAACATGTAGCAGACGGTCTTGATATGGCAGTTCCTCCGTCCTCAGTACCTGACTTTTTTGATGATATAACAACCCTTGCTGAAAAATACAATACTATAATTCCCGCTGTGGGCCACATAGCAGATGGAAATATTCACAATTTTATTATGAGTGAAAATGGCAAATTACCTTCTTATTATGAAGAATTCAAACAGGAAATGTATAAAATTGCATTAAAATACGGTGGTACAATAACTGCGGAACATGGTACCGGAAAATCACGAAAAAAATATATGCCTCTTCAGTTTACCCAAAGGGAAATTGACATTATGAGTGGGATTAAAATGGCTTTCGACCCAAATAAAATTCTTAATCCTGGTACTGTGGTAGACTAA